A single genomic interval of Tursiops truncatus isolate mTurTru1 chromosome 1, mTurTru1.mat.Y, whole genome shotgun sequence harbors:
- the FMOD gene encoding fibromodulin, producing the protein MQWASLLLLAGLCSLSRAQYEEDSHWWFHYLRSNQQSTYYDPYDPYPYEPYDPYPYGGEEGPAYAYGSPPPPEPRDCPQECDCPPNFPTAMYCDNRNLKYLPFVPSRMKYVYFQNNQISSIQEGVFDNATGLLWIALHGNQITSDKVGKKVFSKLRHLERLYMDHNNLTRMPGPLPRSLRELHLEHNQISRVPNNALEGLENLTALYLQHNEIQEVGSSVKGLRSLILLDLSYNHLRKVPDGLPSALEQLYLEHNNVYSVPDSYFRGSPKLLYVRLSHNSLTNSGLASNTFNSSSLLELDLSYNQLQKIPPVNTNLENLYLQGNRINEFSISSFCTVVDVMNFSKLQVLRLDGNEIKRSAMPPDAPLCLRVASLIEI; encoded by the exons ATGCAGTGGGCTTCCCTCCTGCTGCTGGCAGGGCTCTGCTCCCTTTCCCGGGCCCAATATGAGGAAGACTCCCACTGGTGGTTCCACTACCTCCGCAGCAACCAGCAGTCCACCTACTACGACCCCTATGACCCTTACCCTTATGAGCCCTATGACCCTTACCCCTATGGGGGAGAGGAAGGTCCAGCCTATGCCTACGGCTCTCCACCCCCACCAGAGCCCCGCGACTGCCCCCAGGAGTGCGACTGCCCCCCCAACTTCCCCACAGCCATGTACTGTGACAACCGCAACCTCAAGTACCTACCCTTCGTCCCCTCCCGCATGAAATACGTCTACTTCCAGAACAATCAGATCTCTTCCATCCAGGAGGGCGTTTTCGACAATGCCACTGGGCTGCTCTGGATTGCTCTCCATGGCAACCAGATCACCAGTGATAAGGTGGGCAAGAAGGTCTTCTCCAAGCTGAGGCACCTGGAGAGGCTGTACATGGACCACAACAACCTGACCCGGATGCCTGGCCCACTGCCTCGATCCCTGAGGGAGCTCCATCTCGAGCACAACCAGATCTCGAGGGTCCCCAACAACGCgctggaggggctggagaacCTCACGGCCTTGTACCTCCAACACAACGAGATCCAGGAAGTGGGCAGTTCGGTGAAAGGCCTCCGGTCACTGATCTTGCTGGACCTGAGTTACAACCACCTTCGGAAGGTGCCTGATGGACTGCCCTCAGCCCTTGAGCAGCTGTACCTAGAGCACAACAATGTCTACTCAGTCCCCGACAGCTACTTCCGGGGGTCGCCCAAGCTGCTGTATGTGCGGCTGTCCCACAACAGTCTCACCAACAGTGGCCTGGCCTCTAACACCTTCAATTCCAGCAGCCTCCTTGAGCTCGATCTCTCCTACAACCAGCTGCAGAAGATCCCCCCAGTGAACACCAACCTGGAGAACCTTTACCTCCAAGGCAATAGGATCAATG AGTTCTCCATCAGCAGCTTCTGCACCGTGGTGGACGTCATGAATTTCTCCAAGCTGCAGGTGCTGCGCCTGGACGGGAACGAGATCAAGCGCAGCGCCATGCCGCCCGACGCACCCCTCTGCCTGCGCGTCGCCAGCCTCATCGAGATCTGA